From one Notolabrus celidotus isolate fNotCel1 chromosome 24, fNotCel1.pri, whole genome shotgun sequence genomic stretch:
- the LOC117808451 gene encoding vascular endothelial growth factor C-like: MWIPAVLLWILNISYLSSGQDYMDYYQAGDMGTEAPVLSDDQPSLDSVTSVDQLLQVLYPEYNLLQHCLRKKSGRDSFPSFLSSSASPMVHSGDEDLWGQSRKEAAYKVDGTLKVILEEIQRTSCQPREVCVEVAKEYPESTSQFYLPRCVALHRCGGCCTNEAFYCTNTSHTLVNKTLMELSPPKMDRSVVMVTFVNHTSCECLTKRPLHSIIRRAVADHLCSPPDVDCAPGSLWDPVNCVCVSTDAINYSARETEALDTGLLALCGPNRVLDESTCDCVCRNGLTEASCDPGWKLDHNTCECQCVGQGEGKLCPTGQRWDEELCGCVCAAECPGNQPLNPDTCLCQCRESPHSCLRQGKRFKPSTCSCYRLPCRKPRPVCQSGFYYSHQVCQCIPNHMRPEWN, encoded by the exons GCTCCGGTGTTGTCAGACGACCAGCCCAGTTTGGATTCAGTGACGAGCGTGGATCAGCTTTTACAAGTTCTGTATCCTGAATACAATTTGCTTCAGCACTGCCTGAGGAAGAAGTCAGGGCGCGACTCGTTCCCCtcgttcctctcctcctctgcgaGCCCGATGGTCCACAGTGGAGACGAGGATCTGTGGGGTCAGTCGAGGAAGGAGGCGGCTTATAAAGTGGACGGGACGTTAAAAG TCATCCTAGAGGAGATCCAGCGGACTTCGTGCCAGCCCAGAGAGGTGTGTGTCGAGGTGGCCAAAGAATACCCAGAATCCACCAGTCAGTTCTACCTCCCACGATGCGTGGCGCTGCATCGGTGCGGCGGGTGCTGCACAAACGAGGCCTTCTACTGCACGAATACGAGTCACACGCTTGTGAACAAGACG CTGATGGAGCTGTCCCCGCCCAAGATGGATCGCTCGGTCGTCATGGTGACCTTCGTCAACCACACTTCGTGCGAATGCCTCACCAAGCGGCCGCTCCACTCCATCATCAGACGAGCCGTGGCAGATCACCT gtGTTCCCCGCCCGACGTTGATTGCGCCCCAGGGTCGTTATGGGATCcagtaaactgtgtgtgtgtctctacgGACGCAATAAACTACTCTGCGAGAGAGACGG AGGCGCTGGACACAGGTCTGTTGGCTCTATGCGGACCAAACAGAGTTCTAGACGAGTCCACGTGTGATTGCGTCTGTCGAAATGGACTCACCGAAGCCAGCTGTGATCCAGGCTGGAAACTGGACCACAACACCT gTGAGTGTCAGTGCGTTGGCCAAGGCGAGGGGAAGCTCTGCCCGACGGGTCAGCGGTGGGACGAGGagctgtgtggttgtgtgtgcgCCGCAGAGTGTCCGGGGAATCAGCCCCTCAACCCCGACACCTGCCTGTGTCAGTGCAGAGAGAGCCCGCACTCGTGTCTACGGCAGGGCAAGAGGTTCAAGCCCAGCACCTGCAG TTGTTACAGGTTGCCCTGCAGAAAGCCCAGACCTGTGTGCCAGAGTGGTTTCTACTACAGCCACCAAGTCTGCCAGTGCATCCCCAACCACATGAGGCCTGAGTGGAATTAG
- the LOC117808450 gene encoding uncharacterized protein LOC117808450, producing the protein MAEEGSVYELEGLEGQLLSLFSRYSNDELRADSKPFCTDFCKLVEEYTSRWQVPVPQLRILEISLIYFTRAASFFTPNCDHVLHTLSSLALSVFELLLFFDQKDFHEEPLKHFTVTFQECHLALGRHQNVHLLQVERSVQGGGPWASSVLQAILSESSLPQNEVDGYISSELPVFFELRVRYLLSCEQRVSEAVALAKRCSRHPAAGQHLFFLQVYLTWLLKTSQHDCLHREVADLNGKDAVHIICSLECEEKDEFLLALCRAFLSQQLRRGDMFYLCDLVLVWSKLHSQLKTSKQALLEECHQLMLSASNVNSIFPFIRAIMQELGEDGVQFCVELCANALESCLPCDVITKSLIYKTIAGLLPSDLEVCRACALLVFFQERSVEAYKMVYLLYMHPDQEYHVESSPIRNHIRFETLQVLKKDLYFDPEFWNLITLRTNCLKLMSEKVVSAALEEIMEDKWILKYCTKDSAFRPSTSLCKKEKSQTSCKKRHLKEDTDAASKRLKIGPGRTRLNSDHNVKKKGNQGSRPLRDATSKTLRRSFWQLDKLQDNGEVRRTTRHSEKNPPKRRIRTPRWLLEDSGTLDKNNVSRMKQHQKHHQSSVIKRMETGQIKDNVKHKPSMNSHLTAKENSKHQKGISLDSVKPANPPQVILELSLPDNELMGTFNEETCHRQRGFPQVLLYKRTVKLPDEQQPAKTVNGKEVILRARDPAMFLQQLHCYARRQKGKGNGLKMQGSVSTITRSSVQGSPPKDPQRKPSEKSATDAKGGIVTRTKVKETLEKTPQAQTTKAALRKTSSGRELSGKSVEMKDTNASRTSAESDVTEAPMLDKFLQGKTITSSEELCEGSAVEMKVTIASQTLTAGKEGQSQGLDKVSKAHKVRETSETTASTEVSQTLTVTDGCPKARASEDVLKRQEQEPVSPSSRAENDKHLAAQAKADTPGLLANLSNGIPDVDVANMSPKLSKEHKLSEKDTHPGGLAVTQNKASSRPADQDCMNDISALTLVTEMVTELSSETITQDMENQKPQGPDVSASKGSKAGGKPKVPHKLSSTSSGSAQELGASKVSDMLMNKVCIQDMDEELTEDIDAVETEESRLEFCCTFCQKVFKGSRVVAHAMFHYRKDECMFCRTVFKDDLLAMMHLSDHIEKLKRIKDACSKNTRDNQQSESKDISTAKTPSKAKPTIVPPVPRSRGRPRKCTIPPTSTSTPDSTPSGSKRLRSNNKPEEEKHNKSTPVRSKSPVHKVNGHIGEKKKLGRPRKIPLNSEELPTSQKTSQESTSEKAGNPRLHEEQHLDRDSATSARSTEAKTKETDSLQVQKKATKREKEISKKKMEKQEKVCCPVDGCAWFTDRSKNRVALLYHALEDHDGEVKPLKLAFRIGNGKCSCCMRVLWSFEHFQHHVERHRLTPRYPCPHQGCPIRFKTGIEMRRHARKHSPLQAACCLPGCSQLFICLWALNLHERDHYASRSSNPDSNEPTGDRHNQKQPDHERKDAPASTLNKTVSVKASHKLKRQNTHKCKIRGRGRPPLQTSVRASLLKQQVKESGETHEPHVLKNLSNKDTSEHPSGPNLRLRQTLRKVTTPSSLKTQRVVSSSLFKHNIKVRHKVKKKQVKVNTKGPKRRGRPPMLRKADENTTTAAKNETMLEKNQKSTDQLTSSAKEAEVSSDRRKQTDEDVKTKERSSDGSKSKRSISKQIKKNHVKQKGLNRSIATTSSSKTQKVTINKMKKQHHVKKRSAPDQNQSRSPSSESDKSKKKKDGESEAKTQIMEKVVILKESAVEEPKSVEVEAAGESPAEEKGKTISEETEETQNSSENSDPAVQVEKVKSKKLHVTKEKKTTTATSDSSKTHKKQKDTNKKGEKNAVKGRKSENKTPLKKTSKSKPEVSEAAAESSLAGEGKPKEESSHVTMDGPGSSVADASGSSNETTSPPAADVEKTQTVTTKKKSNKSNAPKSVGPNKAKRKREDAGKEGGTKITKKKCKDPNVPSTAKKPRKSKSKPVEEVKAEGAESSAHQEEKTSTDAPQSALTVRGYSSTNGQEGHEGSKAVDFKQNLAEYGKKPYMRAPPEVYLDEKYITMPKRRKETLQTPQRVTIQEQAKVSAAAQRQRCAKCFATFKNGEELQSHVQKRNCSELFGFDSDDEGNS; encoded by the exons ATGGCGGAGGAGGGCAGTGTGTACGAGTTAGAGGGGCTGGAGGGACAATTACTGAGTTTGTTCAGCCGATACTCGAATGATGAGCTGCGAGCCGATAGTAAACCGTTCTGCACTGACTTCTGCAAG CTCGTGGAGGAGTACACCTCTCGCTGGCAGGTGCCGGTGCCTCAGCTCAGGATCCTCGAGATATCGCTCATATACTTCACTCGAGCCGCCTCCTTCTTCACCCCAAACTGTGATCATGTGCTCCACACACTCAGTAGTCTGGCCTT GAGTGTTTTTGAGTTGCTGCTGTTCTTTGACCAGAAGGACTTCCATGAGGAGCCGCTGAAACACTTCACTGTTACATTCCAG GAATGTCATTTGGCCCTTGGAAGGCATCAGAATGTTCACTTACTTCAGGTGGAGCGTTCGGTTCAGGGCGGTGGACCTTGGGCCAGCTCAGTCTTGCAGGCAATCCTCAGCGAGTCCAGTTTACCTCAAAACGAAG tGGATGGGTACATCAGCTCCGAGCTGCCAGTGTTCTTCGAGCTTCGGGTACGCTACCTCTTATCCTGTGAGCAGCGGGTCAGTGAGGCCGTGGCCCTGGCTAAGCGTTGTTCTCGGCATCCGGCAGCAGGACAGCACTTGTTCTTCCTCCAGGTCTACCTCACGTGGCTTCTCAAAACTTCACAGCATGACTGCCTACACAGAGAG GTGGCTGACCTAAATGGCAAAGATGCAGTTCACATCATCTGTAGTTTGGAGTGTGAAGAGAAGGATGAGTTTCTGCTCGCTCTGTGCAGAGCTTTCCTCTCCCAGCAGCTCCGCAGGGGAGACATGTTTTATCTCTG TGATCTGGTCTTGGTGTGGAGTAAACTTCATAGCCAGTTGAAGACATCCAAGCAAGCTCTACTGGAGGAGTGTCATCAGCTGATGCTATCTGCCTCCAATGTCAACTCAATCTTCCCTTTCATCAGAGCCATAATGCAAGAG CTGGGTGAAGATGGTGTCCAGTTCTGCGTGGAGCTTTGTGCTAATGCCCTGGAGTCTTGCCTTCCCTGTGATGTCATCACCAAGTCCCTAATCTACAAAACCATCGCTGGCTTGCTCCCCAGTGACCTGGAGGTGTGCCGGGCGTGCGctcttcttgttttcttccAGGAACGCTCTGTCGAGGCCTACAAGATGGTCTACCTTCTTTACATGCATCCCGATCAGGAGTACCACGTGGAGTCCAGCCCCATCAGAAATCACATTCGATTTGAAACCCTGCAG GTTTTGAAGAAGGATCTGTACTTTGACCCAGAGTTTTGGAACCTCATCACGCTGCGGACCAACTGTTTGAAGCTGATGAGCGAGAAGGTGGTCAGCGCCGCCCTGGAAGAAATCATGGAGGACAAATGGATCCTTAAATATTGCACCAAAGATTCTGCTTTCCGGCCAAGCACATCCTTATGTAAGAAAGAGAAGTCTCAGACGTCATGTAAGAAGCGGCACCTCAAAGAAGACACTGACGCAGCATCCAAGAGATTAAAGATCGGCCCCGGCAGAACACGCCTCAACAGTGACCACAATGTAAAGAAGAAAGGCAACCAAGGGTCACGACCTTTGAGGGATGCAACCTCTAAAACTTTGCGGCGTTCATTCTGGCAGCTAGACAAACTACAAGACAATGGAGAAGTTAGACGCACGACGCGACACTCAGAGAAGAACCCACCAAAACGCAGAATTAGGACACCGAGGTGGCTTCTGGAAGACTCAGGAACTCTCGACAAGAACAACGTTTCCAGGATGAAACAGCATCAAAAGCACCACCAGTCCTCCGTCATCAAGAGGATGGAAACAGGTCAAATCAAGGACAATGTGAAACACAAACCTTCCATGAACTCTCATTTAACAGCCAAGGAAAACAGCAAACACCAGAAGGGAATAAGTTTGGACAGTGTGAAACCGGCCAACCCTCCACAAGTCATTCTGGAGCTCTCTTTGCCAGACAATGAACTGATGGGTACGTTTAATGAGGAGACGTGTCATAGACAGAGAGGCTTTCCTCAGGTGCTTCTTTACAAACGGACAGTGAAACTTCCTGACGAGCAGCAACCGGCGAAGACGGTCAACGGCAAAGAGGTGATTCTCAGAGCGCGGGATCCAGCCATGTTCTTACAGCAGCTGCACTGTTACGCTCGGCGGCAGAAAGGAAAAGGCAACGGGTTGAAGATGCAAGGCTCCGTATCAACAATCACACGCTCCTCGGTGCAAGGGAGTCCTCCAAAAGATCCTCAGAGGAAGCCTTCTGAGAAATCTGCCACCGACGCGAAAGGTGGAATTGTCACTCGGACAAAAGTAAAAGAGACTTTAGAGAAAACCCCTCAAGCTCAAACCACAAAAGCAGCATTACGAAAGACGTCCTCAGGCAGAGAGCTCTCTGGGAAATCTGTTGAGATGAAAGACACCAATGCGTCACGGACGTCAGCTGAGTCTGACGTGACAGAAGCTCCAATGTTGGATAAGTTCCTGCAAGGTAAAACCATTACTTCCTCAGAAGAGCTCTGTGAAGGCTCTGCTGTTGAGATGAAAGTCACTATCGCATCGCAAACCCTGACAGCCGGCAAAGAGGGCCAATCCCAAGGTTTAGATAAGGTCTCCAAAGCTCACAAGGTTAGAGAAACTTCAGAAACCACAGCTTCCACTGAGGTTTCTCAGACATTAACCGTCACTGATGGATGCCCAAAAGCTCGAGCTTCTGAAGATGTTCTTAAGAGGCAGGAACAAGAGCCTGTGTCACCCTCCTCTCGGGCTGAAAATGACAAACACCTCGCAGCGCAAGCAAAAGCAGACACTCCAGGGTTGCTTGCAAATCTCAGTAACGGCATTCCTGACGTGGATGTCGCAAATATGTCACCGAAACTCTCAAAAGAACACAAGCTTAGTGAAAAGGACACACACCCTGGAGGGTTAGCCGTGACTCAAAACAAGGCGTCCTCTAGACCTGCAGACCAAGACTGTATGAATGACATATCTGCTCTGACGTTAGTGACAGAGATGGTGACTGAACTTTCTTCAGAGACGATTACTCAAGACATGGAGAATCAAAAACCACAAGGCCCAGATGTCAGTGCCTCCAAGGGATCCAAGGCTGGAGGTAAGCCTAAAGTTCCTCACAAGTTAAGCTCCACCTCCAGCGGCTCGGCACAAGAGCTCGGGGCATCTAAAGTTTCTGACATGCTCATGAATAAAGTGTGCATTCAGGATATGGATGAAGAACTAACTGAGGACATTGACGCTGTAGAAACGGAGGAATCCAGGCTAGAGTTCTGCTGTACCTTCTGCCAAAAGGTGTTCAAGGGAAGCCGCGTTGTAGCACACGCTATGTTCCATTATCGTAAAGACGAGTGCATGTTCTGTCGGACTGTGTTCAAGGACGACCTCCTCGCCATGATGCACCTGTCGGATCACATCGAGAAGCTAAAGAGGATCAAAGACGCATGCAGTAAAAACACGAGAGATAACCAGCAGTCTGAATCCAAAGATATCTCCACGGCTAAGACCCCTTCCAAAGCCAAACCCACAATTGTTCCTCCTGTGCCCCGCAGCAGAGGGAGACCAAGAAAATGTACTATTCCTCCTACGTCCACGAGTACTCCTGATTCAACTCCATCTGGATCCAAAAGGTTAAGATCAAATAACAAGCCAGAAGAGgagaaacacaataaatcaaCGCCTGTCAGAAGTAAAAGTCCTGTGCACAAGGTGAACGGTCATATCGGTGAGAAGAAAAAGCTCGGCAGACCGAGAAAGATCCCTTTGAACTCTGAGGAGCTCCCTACAAGTCAGAAAACCTCTCAAGAAAGTACAAGTGAGAAAGCTGGTAATCCAAGGTTGCATGAAGAACAACATTTAGACAGGGATTCTGCAACATCAGCTCGTTCTACTGAAGCCAAAACGAAGGAGACGGATTCTCTGCAGGTCCAGAAAAAAGCCACAAAACGAGAGAAGGAGATCTCAAAGAAAAAGATGGAGAAACAGGAGAAAGTCTGCTGTCCTGTGGATGGATGTGCTTGGTTTACAGATCGGTCCAAAAATCGCGTCGCCCTCCTGTACCACGCCCTCGAGGATCACGACGGGGAAGTCAAACCTTTAAAACTGGCCTTCCGTATTGGAAACGGAAAATGTAGTTGCTGCATGAGGGTTTTGTGGAGCTTCGAACACTTTCAGCACCACGTCGAGAGACACAGACTCACTCCTCGGTACCCTTGTCCTCATCAGGGTTGTCCCATCAGGTTCAAAACTGGAATAGAAATGAGACGCCATGCCAGGAAGCACAGTCCGCTGCAGGCAGCATGCTGCCTCCCTGGCTGTTCGCAACTATTTATTTGTCTCTGGGCGCTGAACCTTCATGAAAGAGACCACTATGCTTCCAGATCTTCTAATCCAGACTCGAATGAGCCAACAGGAgacagacacaatcagaaacaaCCAGATCATGAGCGAAAAGATGCACCTGCTTCCACTTTGAATAAGACAGTGAGTGTAAAAGCTTCTcataaattaaaaagacaaaacacacataaatgtaAGATCAGAGGTCGTGGTAGACCTCCTCTTCAGACCAGTGTGAGAGCATCTTTGTTAAAACAGCAGGTGAAGGAGAGCGGGGAGACCCACGAGCCACACGTCCTGAAGAACCTCTCAAACAAGGACACATCCGAACATCCCTCTGGTCCTAATCTGAGGTTGAGGCAAACACTGAGGAAAGTCACAACTCCATCATCCCTGAAAACTCAGAGAGTGGTTTCATCCTCGCTGttcaaacacaacattaaagtgaggcacaaagtgaagaaaaagcaGGTCAAAGTGAACACGAAGGGTCCGAAGAGAAGAGGGCGTCCTCCCATGTTGAGGAAAGCGGATGAAAACACTACCACTGCTGCAAAGAATGAAACGATGCTGGAGAAGAATCAGAAGAGCACGGATCAGCTGACGAGCTCTGCGAAAGAAGCCGAGGTCTCAAGTGACCGCCggaaacaaacagatgaagatGTGAAAACTAAAGAGAGATCAAGTGATGGATCCAAGTCCAAGAGATCAATAAGCAAGCAGATCAAGAAAAATCATGTGAAACAAAAGGGTTTAAATCGGTCCATTGCCACCACGTCATCCAGCAAAACACAGAAGGTGACGATTaacaaaatgaagaaacagCATCATGTGAAAAAACGCTCTGCACCCGATCAGAACCAGAGTCGTTCTCCATCTTCAGAGTCGGATaagtcaaagaagaagaaggatggagagagtgaagccaaaacgcAGATCATGGAGAAAGTGGTTATTCTGAAAGAGTCTGCAGTGGAAGAGCCAAAGTCAGTCGAGGTTGAAGCAGCAGGTGAAAGTCCGGCTGAAGAAAAGGGAAAGACGATTtcagaagagacagaagagacaCAGAACAGCTCTGAGAACTCTGACCCCGCTGTCCAAGTAGAAAAAGTCAAGTCAAAGAAACTGCACGTTacgaaagaaaagaaaactacgACTGCAACTTCAGACTCAAGTAAGACACACAAGAAGCAGAAAGATACTAACAAGAAGGGGGAGAAAAATGCAGTCAAAGGAAGAAAGTCAGAGAACAAAACTCCTCTAAAAAAGACATCCAAGTCCAAACCTGAGGTGTCTGAAGCAGCAGCTGAGAGCTCTCTTGCTGGGGAAGGAAAACCAAAAGAAGAATCCTCACATGTTACCATGGATGGCCCTGGATCCTCCGTCGCTGATGCATCAGGTAGCTCAAATGAAACAACTTCTCCACCAGCTGCCGATGTGGAGAAGACACAGACGGTTACAACtaagaaaaagtcaaataaatctaATGCCCCGAAAAGTGTAGGCCCAAACAAAGCAAAGAGGAAGCGAGAGGATGCTGGGAAAGAAGGAGGCACAAAGATCACCAAGAAGAAATGCAAAGATCCGAATGTTCCATCAACAGCAAAGAAGCCGAGGAAGTCAAAAAGTAAACCGGTTGAAGAGGTGAAAGCAGAAGGAGCAGAGAGCTCTGCACACCAGGAGGAGAAAACTTCCACTGACGCACCACAATCTGCTTTAACAGTCCGAGGGTACTCCTCAACAAACGGACAAGAGGGACACGAGGGCTCGAAGGCCGTGGATTTCAAACAAAACCTGGCCGAGTACGGGAAGAAGCCATACATGCGCGCTCCGCCTGAAGTTTACCTGGACGAGAAGTACATCACGATGCCAAAACGGAGGAAGGAGACGCTCCAGACGCCTCAAAGGGTCACCATCCAGGAGCAGGCGAAGGTCTCGGCGGCGGCGCAGAGACAACGATGTGCCAAGTGCTTCGCTACGTTCAAGAACGGCGAGGAGCTGCAGAGTCACGTTCAGAAGAGGAACTGCTCTGAACTGTTTGGATTCGACTCTGATGATGAGG GAAACAGTTGA